One part of the Ornithodoros turicata isolate Travis chromosome 2, ASM3712646v1, whole genome shotgun sequence genome encodes these proteins:
- the LOC135385557 gene encoding uncharacterized protein LOC135385557, producing the protein MRARTQIAILHFNENADRPLARRKDGGLMYRRKLVKTKKGTEVVSTMKTKATHRYVDHLLREAMTTCQDVSYSEMVAACKSPEPAPMTAQYERQPKEVLIARRMLRFPTE; encoded by the exons ATGCGTGCAAG GACGCAAATCGCTATCCTGCATTTTAATGAAAATGCTGACCGCCCACTTGCACGTCGAAAGGATGGTGGTCTGATGTACAGGAGAAAGCTAGTTAAGACGAAAAAGGGCACGGAAGTAGTTTCTACCATGAAGACAAAAGCAACACATA GGTATGTAGACCATCTTTTGAGGGAAGCAATGACAACTTGCcaagatgtgagctacagtgaaatggTAGCAGCCTGCAAAAGCCCTGAGCCTGCACCAATGACTGCACAGTACGAACGGCAACCAAAGGAGGTCCTGATAGCTAGAAGAATGCTGCGGTTCCCAACAGAGTGA
- the LOC135386426 gene encoding P2X purinoceptor 7-like, whose protein sequence is MSSLPNLSALELRILERSRRQNFCSYDSTPESQHDTMPSAESSTEDELPPSPSPDRVGNSLWCTCGKCVPMPTAEECLCCREVNEAVQKQRSGCITRNEYFEILCLDTEVLQVSYCYVRESDDYAVIRNSEVNKKFRYVAYRQLTRWLWGPLGKHCRKVLPACAVHAIRDNFPSELYKGFRLPDV, encoded by the exons ATGTCCAGCTTACCAAACCTGAGTGCCCTCGAGCTTCGGATACTCGAACGGTCACGCCGGCAAAACTTCTGTTCGTATGACAGCACGCCGGAGAGTCAACACGACACGATGCCATCCGCGGAGTCGTCGACGGAGGACGAATTGCCTCCATCGCCGTCGCCTGACCGCGTTGGGAACAGTCTTTG GTGTACTTGCGGCAAATGTGTACCGATGCCGACAGCAGaggaatgcctttgttgccgcgaagTGAACGAGGCGGTACAGAAGCAACGCAGCGGTTGCATAACAAGAAATGAGTATTTTGAGATACTGTGCCTGGACACTGAGGTGCTCCAGGTGTCCTACTGCTatgtgagagaaagcgacgactACGCCGTTATCCGGAACAGCGAAGTaaacaa GAAGTTTAGGTACGTCGCCTACAGGCAGTTgaccaggtggctctggggaccgTTAGGAAAACACTGCAGGAAGGTCCTCccagcatgtgctgtacatgccataagggacAATTTTCCTTCCGAACTGTACAAAGGCTTTCGCCTTCCTGAtgtgtga